In Trifolium pratense cultivar HEN17-A07 linkage group LG7, ARS_RC_1.1, whole genome shotgun sequence, a genomic segment contains:
- the LOC123895477 gene encoding DNA repair protein RAD5A-like isoform X1, with amino-acid sequence MGSKVTDPNLSTVRSIVGSEFSDMDIIRALHMAKNDVTAAINIIFDTNTPKFKPTRIISKQQVSSPKSSPRAVTTSSKKNNADVENKKCSVATELDSESVDWWFVGSGDVAGLSTCKGRSIKSGDKVIFKFPTKKVSVSPSPGKGFGRAASCSEIVRFSNEQDWEIGRIPNEWARCLLPLVRDNKVRVEGKCEFAPNVLGIMDNINLSISVFINRSMFVKHHHVSLKDATSSTDESVFHPLPALFRLLGLSPFKKAELTPGDFYSNKRPFSQTVTSLHAKSERPSQNGHENENEDPVSEFDLDNIVGVASSSELEEMDPPENLLCELRPYQKQALHWMIQMEKGRSRDETTTTLHPCWEAYRLADKRELVVYLNAFSGEATTEFPSTLEMARGGILADAMGLGKTVMTISLLIAHSGRGGSLGSQPATQSFIEGGDTGTVPKFSIIPKKATKFTGFDKLTKQNTSLSSGGNLIICPMTLLGQWKAEIETHVHPGSLSLYVHYGQSRPKDAKSLAQCDVVITTYGTMASEFSSENAENNGGLFSIRWFRVVLDEAHTIKSSKSQVSMAASALIADNRWCLTGTPIQNNLEDVYSLLRFLRIEPWGHWAWWNKLIQKPFEGGDERGLKLVQSILKPIMLRRTKHSTDREGKPILVLPPADMQIIYCDPTEAEKDFYEALFKRSKVKFDKFVEQGRILHNYASILELLLRLRQCCDHPFLVMSRGDTQEFSDLSKLAKRFLRGTGNASEGEVKDAVSRAYVEEVVEELRNGEQGECPICLEAFEDAVLTPCAHRLCRECLLASWRNSSSGLCPVCRKTISKQDLITAPTESRFQVDIEKNWVESCKITGLLNELENLRSSGSKSIVFSQWTAFLDLLQIPFTRNKISFVRLDGTLNLQQREKVIKQFSEDSDIQVLLMSLKAGGVGINLTAASNAFVMDPWWNPAVEEQAVMRIHRIGQTKKVAIKRFIVKGTVEQRMEAVQARKQRMISGALTDQEVRSARIEELKMLFT; translated from the exons ATGGGAAGCAAGGTCACCGATCCCAATCTCTCCACCGTCCGATCCATCGTCGGTTCCGAATTCTCCGACATGGACATCATCAGAGCTCTACACATGGCCAAAAACGACGTCACTGCCGCCATTAACATCATCTTCGATACCAATACTCCTAAATTCAAACCCACTCGCATAATTAGTAAACAACAAGTTTCTTCTCCGAAATCATCTCCACGCGCCGTCACCACCAGCTCCAAGAAAAACAACGCTGATgtagaaaataagaaatgttcCGTTGCGACTGAGTTGGATTCAGAATCCGTTGATTGGTGGTTCGTTGGTTCCGGTGATGTGGCAGGGCTGTCGACGTGTAAAGGAAGGAGTATAAAGTCTGGTGATAAAGTTATTTTCAAATTTCCAACTAAAAAGGTTTCTGTTTCGCCGTCTCCGGGTAAGGGTTTTGGTCGAGCAGCGAGTTGTTCGGAGATAGTTCGATTTTCTAATGAACAAGATTGGGAG ATTGGTAGAATACCGAATGAATGGGCTCGATGTTTGTTGCCGCTGGTGCGAGATAATAAGGTTAGGGTTGAAGGGAAATGTGAATTTGCGCCTAATGTTTTGGGCATCATGGATAATATCAATTTGTCGATCAG TGTTTTCATCAATAGGTCAATGTTTGTTAAGCATCACCATGTTTCTCTTAAGGATGCTACAAGTTCAACCGATGAATCAGTGTTTCATCCTCTTCCAGCCCTGTTTCGATTGCTTGGCCTGAGCCCTTTCAAGAAG GCAGAGTTAACTCCTGGTGATTTCTATTCCAACAAGCGCCCTTTCAGTCAAACG GTAACATCACTACATGCCAAGTCTGAGCGTCCTTCTCAAAATGGTCATGAGAATGAAAATGAGGACCCTGTTTCCGAGTTTGATCTTGATAACATTGTTGGTGTTGCATCAAGCTCAGAGTTAGAG GAAATGGACCCCCCTGAAAATCTTCTTTGTGAACTGCGACCCTATCAAAAACAGGCTCTTCATTGGATGATTCAGATGGAGAAGGGACGGTCAAGGGACGAGACTACAACAACCCTTCATCCATGTTGGGAGGCATATCGCCTGGCTGACAA GAGGGAGCTTgttgtttatttaaatgcattTTCTGGTGAAGCCACAACGGAATTTCCTAGCACCCTAGAAATGGCCAGAGGAGGA ATTTTGGCAGATGCTATGGGACTTGGAAAGACTGTAATGACCATATCCCTTCTCATTGCCCATTCCGGAAGGGGTGGATCGTTAGGCAGTCAACCCGCAACTCAGTCATTTATTGAAGGTGGTGATACTGGTACAGTTCCCAAATTTTCAATCATTCCAAAGAAGGCAACCAAATTTACTGGATTTGATAAACTGACAAAGCAAAACACTTCTTTATCAAGTGGTGGCAACTTGATAATATGTCCCATGACTCTTCTTGGGCAGTGGAAG GCAGAGATTGAAACTCATGTGCACCCTGGGTCCCTGTCTCTATATGTTCATTACGGACAAAGTAGGCCCAAAGATGCAAAAAGTCTAGCTCAATGCGATGTTGTAATTACTACATATGGAACTATGGCCTCTGAATTTTCCAGTGAG AATGCAGAGAATAATGGTGGACTCTTCTCCATTCGTTGGTTCAGAGTGGTTCTTGACGAGGCACATACTATAAAATCTTCTAAAAGCCAAGTTTCTATGGCAGCATCTGCTCTAATTGCTGACAATCGCTGGTGTCTTACTGGGACTCCAATCCAG AACAATCTTGAGGATGTTTACAGCCTTCTTCGCTTTCTGAGAATAGAGCCTTGGGGTCATTGGGCCTG GTGGAACAAGCTTATTCAGAAACCATTTGAGGGTGGTGATGAGAGAGGATTGAAATTAGTTCAGTCCATTTTGAAGCCTATCATGTTGAGGAGAACCAAGCATAGCACAGATCGAGAGGGCAA GCCTATACTAGTTCTCCCTCCCGCCGATATGCAGATAATTTACTGTGATCCCACAGAAGCTGAAAAGGACTTCTATGAGGCCCTATTCAAAAGATCTAag GTAAAGTTTGATAAGTTTGTTGAGCAAGGACGCATTCTTCATAATTATGCTTCAATACTAGAGCTACTTTTACGTCTTCGGCAATGTTGTGACCATCCATTTCTCGTAATGAG tcgAGGTGATACTCAAGAATTTTCCGATCTAAGCAAACTAGCTAAGCGCTTCCTTAGAGGAACCGGTAATGCTTCAGAAGGTGAAGTAAAAGATGCAGTCTCACGAGCTTATGTTGAAGAAGTTGTGGAAGAGTTGCGTAATGGAGAGCAGGGAGAGTGTCCAATATGTCTTGAAGCATTTGAAGATGCCGTGTTGACACCATGTGCTCACCGCCTTTGCCGGGAATGCCTCTTGGCAAGTTGGCGAAATTCTAGCTCTGGCTTATGTCCTGTTTGTAG gAAAACAATCAGCAAGCAGGACCTTATCACCGCCCCTACTGAGAGTCGATTTCAGGTTGATATCGAGAAGAACTGGGTAGAGTCATGCAAGATAACTGGTCTTTTGAATGAACTTGAAAATCTTCGCTCATCGGGATCTAAGAGCATAGTTTTTAGCCAGTGGACTGCTTTTCTAGACCTCTTGCAGATTCCCTTTACTAG GAATAAAATATCATTTGTTCGACTTGATGGGACATTGAATTTGCAGCAGCGTGAAAAAGTTATCAAACAATTCTCAGAAGACAGCGACATACAG GTGTTGTTGATGTCACTAAAAGCTGGCGGAGTGGGTATAAATCTAACAGCAGCTTCCAATGCTTTTGTCATG GACCCATGGTGGAATCCAGCTGTTGAAGAACAAGCTGTTATGCGCATTCATCGCATTGGACAAACAAAGAAGGTGGCCATCAAACGGTTTATTGTGAAG GGGACAGTAGAGCAGAGAATGGAGGCAGTGCAAGCACGCAAACAACGAATGATTTCTGGTGCCTTGACTGACCAGGAAGTTCGATCTGCACGGATTGAGGAGTTGAAGATGCTTTTTACATAG
- the LOC123895477 gene encoding DNA repair protein RAD5A-like isoform X2, which yields MGSKVTDPNLSTVRSIVGSEFSDMDIIRALHMAKNDVTAAINIIFDTNTPKFKPTRIISKQQVSSPKSSPRAVTTSSKKNNADVENKKCSVATELDSESVDWWFVGSGDVAGLSTCKGRSIKSGDKVIFKFPTKKVSVSPSPGKGFGRAASCSEIVRFSNEQDWEIGRIPNEWARCLLPLVRDNKVRVEGKCEFAPNVLGIMDNINLSISVFINRSMFVKHHHVSLKDATSSTDESVFHPLPALFRLLGLSPFKKAELTPGDFYSNKRPFSQTVTSLHAKSERPSQNGHENENEDPVSEFDLDNIVGVASSSELEEMDPPENLLCELRPYQKQALHWMIQMEKGRSRDETTTTLHPCWEAYRLADKRELVVYLNAFSGEATTEFPSTLEMARGGILADAMGLGKTVMTISLLIAHSGRGGSLGSQPATQSFIEGGDTGTVPKFSIIPKKATKFTGFDKLTKQNTSLSSGGNLIICPMTLLGQWKAEIETHVHPGSLSLYVHYGQSRPKDAKSLAQCDVVITTYGTMASEFSSENAENNGGLFSIRWFRVVLDEAHTIKSSKSQVSMAASALIADNRWCLTGTPIQNNLEDVYSLLRFLRIEPWGHWAWWNKLIQKPFEGGDERGLKLVQSILKPIMLRRTKHSTDREGKPILVLPPADMQIIYCDPTEAEKDFYEALFKRSKVKFDKFVEQGRILHNYASILELLLRLRQCCDHPFLVMSRGDTQEFSDLSKLAKRFLRGTGNASEGEVKDAVSRAYVEEVVEELRNGEQGECPICLEAFEDAVLTPCAHRLCRECLLASWRNSSSGLCPV from the exons ATGGGAAGCAAGGTCACCGATCCCAATCTCTCCACCGTCCGATCCATCGTCGGTTCCGAATTCTCCGACATGGACATCATCAGAGCTCTACACATGGCCAAAAACGACGTCACTGCCGCCATTAACATCATCTTCGATACCAATACTCCTAAATTCAAACCCACTCGCATAATTAGTAAACAACAAGTTTCTTCTCCGAAATCATCTCCACGCGCCGTCACCACCAGCTCCAAGAAAAACAACGCTGATgtagaaaataagaaatgttcCGTTGCGACTGAGTTGGATTCAGAATCCGTTGATTGGTGGTTCGTTGGTTCCGGTGATGTGGCAGGGCTGTCGACGTGTAAAGGAAGGAGTATAAAGTCTGGTGATAAAGTTATTTTCAAATTTCCAACTAAAAAGGTTTCTGTTTCGCCGTCTCCGGGTAAGGGTTTTGGTCGAGCAGCGAGTTGTTCGGAGATAGTTCGATTTTCTAATGAACAAGATTGGGAG ATTGGTAGAATACCGAATGAATGGGCTCGATGTTTGTTGCCGCTGGTGCGAGATAATAAGGTTAGGGTTGAAGGGAAATGTGAATTTGCGCCTAATGTTTTGGGCATCATGGATAATATCAATTTGTCGATCAG TGTTTTCATCAATAGGTCAATGTTTGTTAAGCATCACCATGTTTCTCTTAAGGATGCTACAAGTTCAACCGATGAATCAGTGTTTCATCCTCTTCCAGCCCTGTTTCGATTGCTTGGCCTGAGCCCTTTCAAGAAG GCAGAGTTAACTCCTGGTGATTTCTATTCCAACAAGCGCCCTTTCAGTCAAACG GTAACATCACTACATGCCAAGTCTGAGCGTCCTTCTCAAAATGGTCATGAGAATGAAAATGAGGACCCTGTTTCCGAGTTTGATCTTGATAACATTGTTGGTGTTGCATCAAGCTCAGAGTTAGAG GAAATGGACCCCCCTGAAAATCTTCTTTGTGAACTGCGACCCTATCAAAAACAGGCTCTTCATTGGATGATTCAGATGGAGAAGGGACGGTCAAGGGACGAGACTACAACAACCCTTCATCCATGTTGGGAGGCATATCGCCTGGCTGACAA GAGGGAGCTTgttgtttatttaaatgcattTTCTGGTGAAGCCACAACGGAATTTCCTAGCACCCTAGAAATGGCCAGAGGAGGA ATTTTGGCAGATGCTATGGGACTTGGAAAGACTGTAATGACCATATCCCTTCTCATTGCCCATTCCGGAAGGGGTGGATCGTTAGGCAGTCAACCCGCAACTCAGTCATTTATTGAAGGTGGTGATACTGGTACAGTTCCCAAATTTTCAATCATTCCAAAGAAGGCAACCAAATTTACTGGATTTGATAAACTGACAAAGCAAAACACTTCTTTATCAAGTGGTGGCAACTTGATAATATGTCCCATGACTCTTCTTGGGCAGTGGAAG GCAGAGATTGAAACTCATGTGCACCCTGGGTCCCTGTCTCTATATGTTCATTACGGACAAAGTAGGCCCAAAGATGCAAAAAGTCTAGCTCAATGCGATGTTGTAATTACTACATATGGAACTATGGCCTCTGAATTTTCCAGTGAG AATGCAGAGAATAATGGTGGACTCTTCTCCATTCGTTGGTTCAGAGTGGTTCTTGACGAGGCACATACTATAAAATCTTCTAAAAGCCAAGTTTCTATGGCAGCATCTGCTCTAATTGCTGACAATCGCTGGTGTCTTACTGGGACTCCAATCCAG AACAATCTTGAGGATGTTTACAGCCTTCTTCGCTTTCTGAGAATAGAGCCTTGGGGTCATTGGGCCTG GTGGAACAAGCTTATTCAGAAACCATTTGAGGGTGGTGATGAGAGAGGATTGAAATTAGTTCAGTCCATTTTGAAGCCTATCATGTTGAGGAGAACCAAGCATAGCACAGATCGAGAGGGCAA GCCTATACTAGTTCTCCCTCCCGCCGATATGCAGATAATTTACTGTGATCCCACAGAAGCTGAAAAGGACTTCTATGAGGCCCTATTCAAAAGATCTAag GTAAAGTTTGATAAGTTTGTTGAGCAAGGACGCATTCTTCATAATTATGCTTCAATACTAGAGCTACTTTTACGTCTTCGGCAATGTTGTGACCATCCATTTCTCGTAATGAG tcgAGGTGATACTCAAGAATTTTCCGATCTAAGCAAACTAGCTAAGCGCTTCCTTAGAGGAACCGGTAATGCTTCAGAAGGTGAAGTAAAAGATGCAGTCTCACGAGCTTATGTTGAAGAAGTTGTGGAAGAGTTGCGTAATGGAGAGCAGGGAGAGTGTCCAATATGTCTTGAAGCATTTGAAGATGCCGTGTTGACACCATGTGCTCACCGCCTTTGCCGGGAATGCCTCTTGGCAAGTTGGCGAAATTCTAGCTCTGGCTTATGTCCTGTTT gA